Within Nodosilinea sp. FACHB-141, the genomic segment TCCACCTACGGCCATGAAGGCGCAGGGGAACAGCAAAAGGCCCGACCACCCAATAAACACAAAGCGATCGCGCTTTAGCCAGTCGTCAAGGACGTCGAACCATCCTCGCTCGGCTTGCGCGCGTCCCATTGCTATGGTCATACGCTAATCTCCGTAACTATCTAACAACAAGGTATATACACGGAAGATGATGCCGCTACTTCTAACTCGTCGACAGGTGATTTACTAGGTCAGTCACCTATCCGCGAATTATGAGTAGTGTTTACTATTCTTTACCGTACGTATCATTATAAGGCGTATTTTTAGGAGAGCCCATTGGGGAACCCAGATTATCTTTGTATTTCAACAGTTCTAATAAGTATTTTTGCTTACCTTTTGAGGAAGGAATTTAGGTTGTTCTAGTTCAAGTTTATTCTTTTAGAGTGTTGTAGCTTCGCCTAGGTGTTAAAGGGACAAGCGGCATCTCTTAACTCTATTCGGAGCCATGGCTGTCCGATGCTAGACAGCAAGCTACTAGACATCATCTACACAGGTAGCTCTTTACTCCCGTCAGAGCTGTAGTTGTCGAGTAGGAACCTTTACACTTTATATATAGATAGGCAAACCTAGTTCAAGCCACCTGCGTCTCTAAAAATTCTGTTTACTGAGTAGTAGTCAACCATGTTCACGATCGAGTTAACGCTGAAACATACGCCAATGCCCCTCTCCGTGCAAAAGAAGGAACCCAGTGAGGCACAGGCTCTTTTTGGCTCACTTACAGAGAGCCTACGCAACAACAATGGTCATCTAATCGAAATCACCTGCGACCAACAACCTCACAAACGCATTAGCGTCTTGGGTAGCGAGATTGCGGCCGTCCAAATCTTTGAGAAAAGCGGTACGGCTACAGCATCGGGTCGCCCACCAGGATTCTTCTCCTTAAGTAGCGATCAGTAAGCGATCGCTACTTAAGGAGTCAAGATCAATGCCTGGTAACATTGCTTCAGCTCAAGAGCCTAGTGCCATTTGGGTCAATCAGTTGCAGTTTCAATGGCCATCGGGGCTGTCAGTTCTGCAAAACTGCTCGCTCAAGGTGCAGCCGGGTGAGTTCTGCATGCTGCTAGGCAACAATGGTAGTGGCAAGTCAACCTTGCTAAAGATCCTAGGAGGGCTGCTGAAACCTCAAGGGGGAGAGTGGTTGGTTGAAAAGCCCTTGGGCTTCGTCTTTCAGAACCCCGACCACCAGTTGGTAATGCCCACTGTGGGGGCTGATGTAGCGTTTGGCCTAGTGGATGAGCACCTTCCCTTAGCAGAAATTCGCAATCGGGTTGACGATGCATTGTCCGCCATCAATCTGTTGGAACTCAAACGTCGGCCCATTTATGCCCTCAGCGGCGGGCAAAAGCAGCGGGTGGCAATTGCTGGGGCCATTGCCCGACACTGCCAGGTGCTACTGCTAGATGAGCCTACTGCTCTACTGGATCCCGATAGCCAAATTGATTTGGTGAAACGGGTAAGAAATCTGGTTAAAGAGCGGGGGCTAACAGCTTTATGGGTAACCCACAGACTGGTGGAACTTGACTACTGCGATCGCGCTTTTCTACTGGAGGCAGGACGGGTACTGGACGAAGGCGAGCCGGCTCGCCTTAAGCAGCGGTTACAAAGCCAAGTCTAAATGTCTCCAATGGCTGTCTAGGGTTCAACTCTAGGCGGCCATGCTTAATTGGGGGCGGTGATACCAAAGATTCTTGGTAGAATGAGGGCTTGAGTCATTTATTCAGGTTGTTATGGCTAAGCGCTCCCCTTTCGACAGTACGCAGGTTATGCGACGCACCGAAGACCTGATCCGGGCCGCTTCAAACCGCTACCGCATCACGGTACAAGTAGCTAATCGAGCCCAGCGGAGACGCTTCGAAGACTTTGAAAACTATGAAGACCCCAAGATGAAGCCCGTGCTGCGAGCCATCATCGAGATGTCCGATGAGTTGACCCAGCCTGAGATTATTGGCGAGTAGTAACAGCAAGACCGGCCGCGTTCATGGGTGAGCGGTTTACGAAGGAAGGCAATGGGTGGCGGCTCGGCTGGGACGCCACCGCTCCTAAATACTGCGGGCTATTAGCTGGCTCTAATTGGGCTATAGAGTTAACCAAAACCGAGTTTCGTGCCTTTCGACGGCTAGCGATGGAAATAAGTGAAACTATGCAAGCGATTGCCAGCGAACTTATGGACGATGAACGCGTTACCTGTGAAGCAGAAGCCGATCACCTATGGATAGAAGCAGAAGGCTTTCCAGAAGCCTATGGCATACGGTTTATTCTCAAGTCAGGTCGTCAATGCGAAGGTGAGTGGGACGTGGAGGCGACCCAGCAAATGTTGCAGGCCATCTTTCACCTCACGGTGTTTTAAGGGTTTGCTAGAACAGATTGCAACTTTCTCGGATTTCATCTGGCTATGTACCTCCCTGTGTTATTCTAGTTAAGCACGATTAAAAGACCGGGGCGTAGCGCAGCTTGGTAGCGCACCACTTTGGGGTAGTGGGGGTCGTGGGTTCAAATCCCGCCGCTCCGATATACAAAAAGCCTTGCCAGTTGGCAAGGCTTTTTGCTGTCTAGAATTTCCAGTTTTGGTCTGCCTATCTCTACAGGAGACCTAAGCGGTACACCCTAGAACGGGAAAGCCGTAGATAGTCTCGGACAGACTACCTACGGCGATCGCTCTCGTAACAACTTTAGACTAGGAATCCGGCTTAGACTAGGGATCCGTGCGAAGCTCTTGAGGTTGCAGGTAAGCAATCATTTCGTCGACACCCCGTTGGATGCGTCGGGTGACGGTCATGGGGCTGACGCCGATTTTCTCAGCAACCTCTTTGCGGGACAGACCTTTGAAGAAGACAAACTCAATAGCAGTGCGAGTTTTAGCCTCAAGCTGGTTCAACGCCCGCTGGATTTGTTGACGATCTTCTTCCAAAGCCTGCATGAGTTGATAGTG encodes:
- a CDS encoding ABC transporter ATP-binding protein, which codes for MPGNIASAQEPSAIWVNQLQFQWPSGLSVLQNCSLKVQPGEFCMLLGNNGSGKSTLLKILGGLLKPQGGEWLVEKPLGFVFQNPDHQLVMPTVGADVAFGLVDEHLPLAEIRNRVDDALSAINLLELKRRPIYALSGGQKQRVAIAGAIARHCQVLLLDEPTALLDPDSQIDLVKRVRNLVKERGLTALWVTHRLVELDYCDRAFLLEAGRVLDEGEPARLKQRLQSQV
- a CDS encoding DNA-directed RNA polymerase subunit omega — its product is MAKRSPFDSTQVMRRTEDLIRAASNRYRITVQVANRAQRRRFEDFENYEDPKMKPVLRAIIEMSDELTQPEIIGE
- a CDS encoding DUF1818 family protein; the encoded protein is MGERFTKEGNGWRLGWDATAPKYCGLLAGSNWAIELTKTEFRAFRRLAMEISETMQAIASELMDDERVTCEAEADHLWIEAEGFPEAYGIRFILKSGRQCEGEWDVEATQQMLQAIFHLTVF